A single genomic interval of Alcaligenes sp. SDU_A2 harbors:
- a CDS encoding TetR/AcrR family transcriptional regulator, which produces MTETKTRSGPGRPRTITSERIIQAGTELGLRHITFTGLAAKLKVSHIALYKHVSGLEALKRLVADAIFLRWPFPDPEQGTLSDLEQYLHTLSASFQALIKTHPGLSPYLLRRAAASPAMLEKIAAHQARVAHAYALPPASARWALATLAFHAIAVADAVYAFIDDPALRHPDDSQDQVEIETELASGMAALVSGIIARLDHDLDKTPGKPSATTTQ; this is translated from the coding sequence ATGACCGAGACAAAAACTCGAAGCGGCCCAGGCCGCCCACGCACCATCACTTCCGAGCGCATCATCCAGGCAGGCACCGAATTAGGCCTGCGCCACATCACGTTCACCGGACTGGCGGCCAAGCTAAAGGTCAGCCATATCGCGCTCTATAAACATGTGTCCGGCCTGGAGGCGCTGAAACGTCTGGTGGCCGACGCCATCTTCCTGCGCTGGCCTTTCCCCGATCCGGAACAAGGCACACTGAGCGATCTGGAACAGTATCTGCACACGTTAAGCGCCTCTTTCCAGGCGCTGATCAAGACCCATCCGGGCCTGTCTCCCTACCTGCTGCGCCGGGCAGCGGCTTCACCCGCCATGTTGGAAAAAATCGCCGCCCATCAGGCCCGCGTCGCCCACGCCTATGCCCTGCCACCCGCCAGCGCCCGCTGGGCACTGGCCACCCTGGCCTTTCACGCCATTGCCGTGGCTGACGCCGTCTACGCCTTCATCGACGACCCCGCCTTGCGCCACCCCGACGACAGCCAGGATCAGGTCGAAATCGAAACCGAACTGGCCTCGGGCATGGCCGCGCTGGTCAGCGGCATCATCGCCCGACTTGACCACGATCTGGATAAGACGCCCGGCAAGCCGAGCGCTACGACAACCCAATAG
- a CDS encoding FAD-dependent oxidoreductase, producing the protein MNRRNFMLATPTAALGSLILPSTSVAAPVAVHNNTQLLPRRGKGPRIVICGGGWGGMTAARHLVRLIPNADVVLLERNPTFWSGPMSNKWLIDIVNTDFLNHDMLAPAIKYGYTLVNTEVTAFERDKKIVRTTQGAISYDYLILSGGIRNAYDAWFGNDLHAAEYTRQHFPNAYIPNAEMFALKNKLKAFKGGTIVMTLPPPPHRCPPSPYERACLMAWHIKHNKIPGKIIILDPKPKIAPIGEGYRAAFEELYPDIITHVPNAVVREVDPFNKRIKTAAGDFDFDDAVLMPPHQAADMVWHAGLIGTDPDGKPTGWADMHPRLYTARSDQDVYIVGDSMGFISDQFGHYPKSAHVAHAIAKIVAQNIAERVAGKDVVPVLPDNLCYMMVNGDPQEEISVKFEYEVDPSGKVLQTQIDMDVRTSDLVQEDFQWIKSRFNDFL; encoded by the coding sequence TTGAACCGCCGAAACTTCATGCTGGCGACCCCGACCGCCGCGCTTGGGTCCTTGATCCTGCCATCCACCAGCGTCGCAGCGCCCGTGGCCGTCCACAACAACACTCAACTATTGCCCCGTCGCGGCAAAGGGCCGCGCATCGTCATCTGCGGAGGCGGCTGGGGCGGCATGACGGCGGCACGGCATCTGGTCAGGCTCATCCCCAACGCGGACGTCGTTTTGCTCGAACGCAACCCGACCTTCTGGTCCGGCCCCATGAGCAACAAGTGGCTGATCGATATCGTCAATACTGATTTCCTTAACCACGACATGCTGGCCCCGGCCATCAAATATGGCTACACGCTAGTCAACACCGAAGTCACCGCCTTCGAGCGCGACAAGAAAATCGTGCGCACCACCCAGGGTGCCATTTCCTACGATTACCTGATTTTGTCCGGCGGCATACGCAACGCCTACGACGCCTGGTTCGGCAACGACCTGCATGCCGCAGAATATACGCGCCAGCATTTTCCCAACGCCTACATTCCCAACGCGGAAATGTTCGCGCTCAAGAACAAGCTCAAAGCCTTCAAGGGCGGCACCATCGTCATGACGCTACCGCCGCCCCCGCACCGCTGCCCACCGTCGCCTTACGAGCGCGCCTGTCTGATGGCCTGGCACATCAAGCACAACAAGATTCCGGGCAAAATCATCATCCTGGACCCCAAGCCCAAGATTGCCCCTATCGGCGAGGGCTACCGCGCCGCCTTCGAGGAACTGTATCCAGACATCATCACCCACGTGCCCAATGCCGTCGTGCGCGAGGTCGACCCCTTTAACAAGCGCATCAAGACCGCTGCGGGCGATTTCGACTTTGACGACGCCGTGCTGATGCCGCCCCACCAGGCCGCCGACATGGTCTGGCACGCCGGCCTGATCGGCACCGACCCAGACGGCAAACCCACAGGCTGGGCCGATATGCACCCGCGCCTGTACACCGCCAGAAGCGACCAAGATGTCTACATCGTGGGTGACTCGATGGGCTTTATCTCCGACCAGTTCGGCCATTACCCGAAAAGCGCGCACGTGGCCCACGCCATCGCCAAAATCGTCGCCCAGAATATCGCCGAGCGGGTGGCTGGCAAGGACGTGGTACCGGTACTGCCAGACAACCTGTGCTACATGATGGTCAACGGCGATCCCCAGGAAGAGATTTCCGTTAAATTTGAATACGAAGTAGACCCCAGCGGCAAAGTGCTGCAGACACAGATCGACATGGATGTGCGCACCAGCGACCTCGTCCAGGAAGACTTCCAATGGATCAAGAGCCGTTTCAATGACTTTCTCTAA
- the soxZ gene encoding thiosulfate oxidation carrier complex protein SoxZ, translating into MSKPRIWISNASPKAGELVRVRALVEHRMESGLRQGADGKEIPRNIIKVFQATLDGEPLFTWNPETAISQNPYIEFTFVASRSGQLQMSWTDDAGTTITGQTSLTLAG; encoded by the coding sequence ATGAGCAAACCACGTATCTGGATCAGCAATGCCTCGCCCAAGGCCGGCGAACTGGTGCGCGTGCGCGCCCTGGTCGAACACCGCATGGAAAGCGGCCTGCGCCAAGGCGCAGACGGCAAGGAAATCCCGCGCAACATCATCAAGGTATTTCAAGCCACGTTGGATGGCGAACCCTTGTTCACCTGGAACCCCGAAACCGCCATTTCCCAGAACCCCTACATCGAGTTCACTTTTGTCGCGAGTCGCTCCGGTCAGTTGCAGATGAGCTGGACTGACGATGCGGGCACCACCATCACCGGACAGACCTCCCTGACCCTGGCGGGCTGA
- a CDS encoding TonB-dependent receptor, translating into MAVRNALLVGLALAAVPVQAADAPLADSAAASRDVPTLSSVTVQGRTEAVLPAYAGGQVATGGRVGLLGDKDFMETPFSTVSYTEEFIQNRQARDISDVIAATDPTVFNSGVAGQNLESFSIRGFASNIGDVTVGGLAGMAPYYRSSPEMFERIEVLKGPSALLNGMPPKGSVGGAVNLVPKRAGDDPLLRLTTTYMSDSEFGGHIDMGRRFGENKQFGIRVNGVYRDGESAVRDQKKKVQLASVGMDWRAERVRLSADLYHSKERVDGPTRGITLAPGLELPAPPSPDTLLNPSWAFNDVKDQGAMLRGEFDINERWMAYAAAGTSRTDFASQSSAVAQVFNSAGDYRTNLGDVSDKVKRKSGEVGVQGQFQTGPVGHRLAMNVTHYKEDYQLNARRGVLSKDWVTNLYDPVWGPRPSLFNPQPINRSETRLTSYGLADTLSFADERVQLTLGLRRQNVVTESFHGVTGKRMGQRYDQSATTPAAALLIKATDELSVYANYIEGLSQGAIAPTTALNAGEVFAPFKTRQKEVGLKFDLGQFAHTVSLFEIKRPSSYLDPASAIFSFGGEQRNRGIEWTFFGSSMENVRLMGGIAYIDAKMTQTAGGVNQGRQATGIPKWQAKAGVEWDTPWARGLTLTANATTVSRQYINADNSLAAPGRTLFDVGARYAATVAGRPVTVRASVLNLTNKAYWAKPHYTSLGLGAPRTFMLSASMDF; encoded by the coding sequence ATGGCGGTGCGCAATGCCTTGTTGGTAGGCTTGGCGCTGGCGGCAGTCCCAGTGCAGGCAGCAGATGCGCCGCTGGCTGATTCTGCAGCGGCAAGCCGGGATGTGCCGACGTTATCCAGTGTGACGGTGCAGGGGCGCACCGAAGCTGTACTTCCGGCGTATGCGGGTGGGCAAGTGGCCACGGGTGGGCGTGTAGGGTTGCTGGGCGACAAGGATTTCATGGAAACGCCGTTCAGCACGGTCAGCTATACCGAGGAGTTTATTCAGAACCGGCAGGCCAGGGACATCAGCGATGTGATCGCCGCGACCGATCCTACGGTTTTTAACAGCGGGGTGGCCGGGCAGAATCTGGAGAGTTTTTCGATTCGCGGCTTTGCATCCAATATTGGTGATGTGACCGTTGGTGGTTTGGCCGGCATGGCCCCGTACTATCGCAGCTCGCCGGAGATGTTCGAGCGCATCGAGGTCTTGAAAGGGCCGTCGGCCTTGCTGAATGGTATGCCGCCTAAAGGGTCGGTTGGCGGAGCGGTCAATCTGGTGCCCAAGCGCGCCGGTGACGATCCCCTGCTGCGTTTGACGACTACCTATATGTCGGACAGCGAATTTGGCGGGCATATCGACATGGGACGGCGTTTCGGCGAAAACAAGCAGTTCGGTATTCGGGTCAATGGCGTTTATCGTGACGGCGAAAGTGCGGTACGCGATCAGAAAAAGAAAGTTCAGCTGGCCTCGGTGGGCATGGACTGGCGTGCAGAGCGGGTGCGCTTGTCGGCCGATCTGTACCACAGCAAGGAACGTGTGGATGGCCCGACCCGGGGCATTACTCTGGCACCTGGGCTGGAATTGCCCGCGCCGCCCAGTCCGGATACCTTGCTTAACCCGAGCTGGGCCTTTAACGATGTCAAGGACCAGGGTGCCATGCTGCGCGGCGAGTTTGATATTAACGAGCGTTGGATGGCGTATGCGGCCGCCGGTACCAGCAGGACGGATTTTGCCTCGCAAAGCTCGGCGGTCGCTCAGGTGTTCAACAGCGCGGGTGACTATCGGACCAATCTGGGCGATGTGTCCGACAAGGTCAAGCGCAAGTCGGGGGAAGTGGGGGTGCAAGGGCAGTTCCAGACCGGACCAGTCGGGCATCGCCTTGCCATGAATGTGACCCACTATAAAGAGGACTATCAGTTAAATGCGCGCCGTGGCGTGCTGTCCAAGGATTGGGTCACCAATTTGTATGATCCGGTTTGGGGGCCGCGTCCATCGTTGTTTAATCCTCAGCCGATCAACCGCAGCGAAACGCGCCTGACCAGTTACGGACTGGCCGATACCTTGTCGTTTGCCGACGAGCGTGTCCAATTGACGCTGGGGCTGCGTCGTCAGAATGTAGTCACGGAAAGTTTTCACGGGGTGACCGGCAAGCGCATGGGCCAGCGTTACGATCAAAGCGCCACGACCCCGGCGGCGGCATTGTTGATCAAGGCCACGGACGAGCTATCTGTGTATGCCAACTATATCGAGGGCTTGAGCCAGGGGGCGATTGCGCCAACCACGGCCTTGAATGCCGGCGAGGTGTTTGCGCCGTTCAAGACCCGGCAAAAGGAAGTGGGCCTGAAGTTCGATCTGGGGCAGTTTGCCCATACGGTCAGCCTGTTCGAGATCAAGCGGCCCAGCAGTTATCTGGACCCGGCCAGTGCTATTTTTTCTTTCGGCGGCGAGCAGCGTAACCGGGGAATCGAATGGACGTTCTTCGGTTCGTCGATGGAAAACGTGCGCTTGATGGGGGGGATTGCCTACATCGATGCCAAGATGACCCAGACAGCGGGCGGCGTGAACCAGGGCAGGCAGGCTACCGGCATTCCCAAGTGGCAGGCCAAGGCAGGGGTGGAGTGGGATACGCCCTGGGCGCGGGGGCTGACCTTGACGGCGAATGCGACGACGGTATCGCGCCAGTACATCAATGCGGATAATTCCTTGGCGGCACCGGGCCGGACCTTGTTTGATGTAGGGGCGCGTTATGCCGCTACGGTGGCCGGACGTCCGGTGACGGTGCGGGCCAGTGTGCTTAACCTGACCAACAAGGCGTATTGGGCCAAGCCGCATTACACCAGCCTGGGCTTGGGGGCCCCGCGCACCTTTATGTTGTCGGCGTCGATGGACTTTTAA
- a CDS encoding DUF7424 family protein yields MTWLKTGTFTLLALLAGCKTHISTEIKQSDLNASANKLIAGQLMIEVAGCNDYQDSRKPSSSVLDVQKMIPAIFSDATYVECFRQKMDSYARFSLPVALDVDRDDTIFSNDHINFRRDEHALLKVVIPKKVKERLDANTKRNLGSTNLDLNFHIQLLNDTEQPLDFNAYAVFINGSPQIINTLQLPKNERIQITLSNVSVQTAIQHSQALVLTKP; encoded by the coding sequence ATGACTTGGTTAAAAACCGGCACATTCACGCTATTGGCTTTACTGGCCGGCTGCAAAACACATATCAGCACCGAAATCAAACAGAGCGATCTGAACGCATCGGCCAACAAACTGATTGCTGGTCAATTAATGATCGAGGTCGCCGGCTGCAACGACTACCAAGACTCGCGCAAACCATCCAGTTCGGTGCTGGATGTACAGAAAATGATCCCCGCCATTTTCAGCGATGCCACTTACGTAGAGTGTTTCCGGCAAAAAATGGATTCGTACGCCCGATTCAGCCTGCCAGTTGCCCTGGATGTAGACCGCGATGACACGATCTTTTCCAACGATCACATCAACTTCCGTCGCGACGAACACGCCTTGCTAAAAGTCGTCATCCCCAAAAAAGTCAAAGAACGACTGGATGCAAACACCAAACGCAATCTAGGCAGTACAAACCTTGACTTGAATTTTCATATCCAATTGCTCAACGACACGGAACAGCCACTGGACTTCAATGCCTATGCGGTTTTTATCAATGGATCACCGCAAATCATCAACACGCTGCAATTACCCAAAAACGAACGCATACAGATCACCCTATCTAATGTTTCCGTTCAAACAGCTATCCAACATTCACAGGCTTTAGTTCTGACCAAGCCCTAA
- a CDS encoding YeeE/YedE family protein has product MENTELVLWTSLAIGILFGVCAQATGFCLHRGLKEVWTGRSGYKLHAFAAALAVALAGTQLAYGQGLVDIGRSLYLAPTISWLLLPLGGLLFGLGMGLANGCGARALVLLGQGNLRSLVVLLCLGIAAYITLTGLLAPLRLYLAQISSLTLPAATLAPGLPRTVLVWTLVGGLLLFALSPRQSGQRLGDLLGGLVIGLLIVAGWLTTGWLGNDPFEPQPVTSLSFVAPVGDAIQYAMIATGMSPRFGILLVLGVLSGSFLTALLRGRLQLEGFESPRQMARYIAGGLLMGVGGILALGCTIGQGLTGLSTLAYSSFIAALALVAGARLALALNPDKT; this is encoded by the coding sequence ATGGAAAACACTGAACTCGTACTCTGGACCAGCCTGGCCATCGGCATTCTATTCGGCGTTTGCGCCCAGGCCACGGGTTTCTGCCTGCATCGCGGCTTAAAAGAAGTCTGGACCGGACGCAGCGGCTACAAACTGCACGCCTTCGCCGCGGCCCTGGCCGTTGCCCTGGCCGGTACCCAACTGGCCTATGGGCAGGGACTGGTCGACATCGGCCGGTCTCTATACCTGGCCCCCACCATCTCGTGGCTGCTGCTGCCGTTGGGCGGACTGCTGTTCGGTCTGGGCATGGGCCTGGCCAATGGTTGCGGCGCGCGCGCCCTGGTCTTGCTGGGACAGGGCAATCTCCGCTCCCTGGTGGTGTTGCTGTGCCTGGGCATTGCCGCCTATATCACGCTGACCGGCCTGCTGGCTCCACTGCGTCTGTACTTAGCGCAAATCAGCAGTCTGACCCTGCCCGCCGCCACACTGGCACCGGGCCTGCCCAGAACCGTGCTTGTCTGGACGCTAGTAGGGGGACTGCTGCTGTTTGCCCTGTCGCCCCGCCAAAGCGGCCAGCGGCTGGGCGACCTGCTCGGCGGCCTGGTCATCGGCCTGCTGATCGTGGCCGGCTGGCTGACCACAGGCTGGCTGGGCAACGACCCGTTCGAGCCACAGCCTGTCACATCACTCAGTTTTGTGGCTCCAGTCGGCGATGCCATCCAATACGCCATGATCGCCACCGGCATGAGCCCGCGCTTTGGCATACTGCTGGTGCTGGGCGTGCTGAGCGGCTCCTTCCTGACCGCCCTGCTGCGTGGTCGCCTGCAACTGGAAGGCTTTGAATCCCCCCGCCAGATGGCCCGCTACATTGCCGGCGGCTTGCTGATGGGCGTGGGCGGCATCCTGGCCCTGGGTTGCACCATAGGCCAGGGACTGACCGGTCTGTCCACCCTGGCCTACAGCTCCTTCATTGCCGCCTTGGCACTGGTGGCTGGTGCCCGTCTGGCCCTGGCGCTGAACCCAGACAAGACCTGA
- a CDS encoding NAD(P)/FAD-dependent oxidoreductase, whose product MKSPATFTRRQWLSRVGQTTAAGVALLSVPGLARAAAGQVVVIGGGFGGATAARYIKQRNPAIQVTLVEPSRTFYTCPFTNLYLAGLRTFEQQGHGFDDLRAAGITVVHDVATAVDTTGKKVTLSQGQVLPYDKLLLSPGIDFRWGALQGYDQAAAELAPHAWKAGDQTRLLKRQLDAMRDGGTFVMVAPENPFRCPPGPYERVSMVAHYLKQNKPKSKILILDAKDAFSKQGLFQDGWKKHYGDLIEWVPMSKDGKVVRVDAKNLSVETEFGQIHKADVLNVIPPQKAGAIAEKAGVTNASGWVPIKPDTFESELVADVYVVGDATIASPMPKSGFVANTQGKVAAAAIVNALAGKPAAQASFANTCYSLIAPDYGISVGHLYGVAQGKIVEASGGVSPKEADATFRKLEAQYGEAWYKAITRDIWGTRA is encoded by the coding sequence ATGAAATCCCCCGCAACATTCACCCGTCGCCAATGGTTGAGCCGTGTCGGACAAACGACTGCGGCCGGTGTCGCCCTGCTATCGGTTCCCGGTCTGGCCCGCGCAGCGGCCGGGCAGGTCGTGGTCATCGGCGGTGGCTTTGGCGGCGCAACCGCCGCCCGCTACATCAAGCAACGCAACCCGGCCATCCAGGTCACCTTGGTCGAACCATCGCGCACCTTCTATACCTGCCCCTTCACCAATCTGTATCTGGCTGGCCTGCGCACCTTCGAGCAGCAAGGCCACGGTTTTGACGACCTGCGGGCCGCCGGCATCACCGTCGTTCACGATGTCGCCACTGCCGTCGATACCACCGGCAAAAAAGTGACGCTGTCCCAGGGACAGGTGTTGCCCTACGACAAACTGCTGCTCTCGCCCGGCATCGACTTTCGCTGGGGTGCGCTGCAAGGCTACGACCAGGCCGCGGCCGAACTGGCTCCGCACGCCTGGAAAGCCGGAGATCAAACGCGCCTGCTCAAGCGCCAACTGGACGCCATGCGCGACGGCGGCACCTTCGTCATGGTGGCACCGGAAAACCCCTTCCGCTGCCCGCCCGGCCCCTACGAACGGGTCAGCATGGTGGCGCACTACCTTAAGCAAAACAAACCCAAATCCAAGATTCTGATCCTGGACGCCAAAGACGCCTTCTCCAAACAGGGCCTGTTCCAGGACGGTTGGAAAAAACACTATGGCGACCTGATCGAGTGGGTGCCCATGTCCAAGGACGGCAAGGTCGTGCGCGTGGACGCCAAGAACCTGAGCGTGGAAACCGAATTCGGCCAGATCCATAAAGCGGACGTGCTGAACGTCATCCCGCCCCAGAAAGCCGGAGCCATCGCCGAAAAAGCCGGTGTCACCAACGCCAGCGGCTGGGTACCCATCAAACCCGATACCTTCGAATCCGAGCTGGTGGCCGATGTCTACGTGGTGGGCGACGCCACCATTGCCTCGCCCATGCCCAAGTCCGGCTTTGTCGCCAACACGCAAGGCAAAGTGGCCGCTGCCGCCATCGTCAACGCGCTGGCCGGCAAACCCGCTGCCCAGGCATCTTTTGCCAATACCTGCTACAGTCTGATCGCCCCGGATTACGGCATCTCGGTCGGCCACCTGTATGGTGTTGCGCAAGGCAAAATCGTCGAAGCATCGGGCGGTGTCAGCCCCAAAGAGGCCGATGCCACCTTCCGCAAACTGGAAGCCCAATACGGCGAAGCCTGGTACAAGGCCATTACCCGCGACATTTGGGGTACGCGCGCCTGA
- a CDS encoding thiosulfate oxidation carrier protein SoxY, giving the protein MTFSKTPARFARRRQLLLGAAAGLGTAWAPTVLQAQPAFQQLLKPATPAQVQAIVDEFLQGAVPLEQGLKLEMPVLGDNPSAVPAKAILELPITPDSYCKELVILAEGNPHPLACRFTFTPLAGTTEVAVRLRLIETQHVRALARMSDGRCLSARHHITVTAGGCGM; this is encoded by the coding sequence ATGACTTTCTCTAAGACACCCGCACGCTTTGCCCGCCGCCGCCAGTTACTGTTGGGTGCGGCCGCGGGCCTGGGCACCGCCTGGGCTCCCACTGTGCTGCAGGCACAGCCGGCCTTCCAGCAGCTCCTTAAACCCGCCACGCCCGCCCAAGTGCAGGCCATCGTGGACGAATTCCTGCAAGGCGCGGTACCGCTGGAACAAGGCCTGAAACTGGAAATGCCGGTCTTGGGCGACAACCCCTCTGCCGTGCCGGCCAAGGCGATTCTGGAACTGCCCATCACCCCGGACTCGTACTGCAAGGAACTGGTCATCCTGGCCGAAGGCAATCCCCATCCGCTGGCCTGCCGGTTTACCTTCACCCCACTGGCCGGCACCACCGAAGTGGCGGTGCGGCTACGCCTGATCGAAACCCAACACGTACGCGCCCTGGCCCGCATGAGCGATGGCCGCTGCCTGAGCGCACGCCACCACATCACCGTAACCGCCGGCGGCTGCGGCATGTAA
- a CDS encoding metallophosphoesterase: protein MTKPLPVGTFAVTPRTPLGIMMHVPHFTLNTQGRDIAVGDIHGSFSALQAALRQIRFDPDKDRLFSVGDLVDHGPESRQVLDWLAQPWFHAIAGNHELMTWRRAIGQPVQEFDHRVLGGLWLDDCPPDEQQRIAQGLQTLPLAMEVATPDGLVGIVHADFPYEDWTAIHDPAFDADDQYVCMWSIDRYESRYAEPVRNIRALVHGHRTTRSMLRLGNVYFIDTGGWRLGGHFTLLDLHTLSPLR, encoded by the coding sequence TTGACCAAGCCGCTGCCTGTGGGTACTTTTGCTGTCACGCCTCGCACTCCCCTGGGGATCATGATGCACGTACCGCACTTCACCCTGAATACCCAAGGCCGGGACATCGCCGTCGGCGATATTCACGGCAGTTTCAGCGCCCTGCAGGCGGCCTTGCGCCAGATCCGTTTCGACCCCGACAAAGACAGGCTATTTTCCGTCGGCGACCTGGTCGACCACGGCCCCGAGTCCCGGCAGGTCCTGGACTGGCTGGCCCAGCCTTGGTTTCACGCAATTGCCGGCAACCACGAACTGATGACCTGGCGGCGAGCCATAGGCCAACCCGTCCAGGAATTCGACCACCGCGTGCTGGGCGGCTTGTGGCTGGACGACTGCCCACCCGACGAACAGCAACGCATTGCCCAGGGCCTGCAAACCTTGCCCCTGGCCATGGAAGTGGCCACACCCGACGGTCTGGTGGGCATCGTGCATGCCGACTTCCCCTACGAAGACTGGACGGCCATCCATGACCCTGCCTTCGATGCCGACGATCAATACGTCTGCATGTGGTCCATAGACCGCTACGAATCGCGCTACGCCGAGCCGGTGCGCAACATCCGCGCCCTCGTCCACGGCCATCGCACCACCCGCAGCATGCTGCGCCTGGGCAATGTGTACTTTATTGATACCGGCGGCTGGCGCCTTGGCGGCCATTTCACGCTTCTGGATCTGCACACCCTGAGCCCTTTACGCTGA
- a CDS encoding c-type cytochrome — MRTPHLGRLAAIALLAWSAAPLSAWAGQSTFDVTVAAGSCANCHGPGGQSNTLIPTLAGRPEAVLLSQLQAFKSDAPPPNTTIMNRLIKGFSDDELAALARHFSQITVKPNTGTEGR, encoded by the coding sequence ATGCGCACTCCCCACCTAGGCCGACTGGCCGCTATCGCCCTCCTTGCCTGGAGCGCCGCCCCCTTGTCGGCGTGGGCCGGGCAATCCACGTTCGATGTCACGGTTGCCGCCGGCTCCTGTGCCAATTGCCACGGACCGGGCGGACAATCGAACACGCTCATCCCCACCCTGGCCGGACGCCCCGAAGCAGTCCTGCTGTCCCAATTACAGGCCTTCAAATCCGATGCGCCGCCTCCCAACACCACGATCATGAACCGCCTGATCAAAGGCTTCAGCGACGACGAACTGGCCGCCCTGGCCCGTCATTTCTCGCAGATCACTGTCAAACCCAACACTGGTACGGAAGGCCGCTGA
- a CDS encoding serine hydrolase domain-containing protein, whose protein sequence is MRLFARVLVAGAALGLVGAPAGASSVKIDQEKINHLFDGQLMPDDMVQVLSHVDVLVPSATIRKGAAAVPFETSSITLPALSIRQHDKTYDLYDFLALNRVAGLMILKDGKVVMEQYNLGINEQTRWLSASMIKSLTSTLVGVAIQDGHIGSVQDQVVKYLPALKGSGYDGVTVEQILQMRSGVRWDETYNDPKSDRRQVLEMQYRQQPGEFLTFMATLKRAHQPGTQYNYSTGETYLVGALLEAAVGKPVQDYLSEKLWQPLGMEQDGRWWVLSPEGPITAGGGYAATLRDYARLAKFYADKGVLNGQQLVPDAWFETATRSATPDKGYGYQWWTYDKPTDDPVHRGAFSARGVYGQSMYIHPESGVVIVILGAQSKTGGRMVVDYDAFHAAVLQALR, encoded by the coding sequence ATGCGTTTGTTTGCTCGTGTTCTGGTGGCTGGGGCTGCGCTGGGGTTGGTGGGGGCACCGGCCGGCGCGTCGTCTGTCAAGATAGACCAAGAGAAAATCAATCATCTTTTCGATGGTCAACTGATGCCGGATGACATGGTGCAAGTGTTGAGTCATGTCGATGTGCTGGTTCCGTCGGCAACGATTCGAAAAGGGGCTGCTGCCGTGCCGTTCGAGACGTCGTCGATTACACTGCCGGCGCTCAGCATCAGGCAGCACGACAAGACTTATGATCTGTACGATTTTCTGGCATTGAATCGTGTCGCTGGCCTGATGATTCTGAAAGATGGCAAGGTCGTGATGGAGCAGTACAACCTGGGCATTAACGAGCAGACGCGCTGGCTGTCTGCGTCGATGATTAAGTCACTGACTTCTACCCTTGTTGGTGTTGCTATCCAAGATGGCCATATCGGCAGTGTTCAAGATCAGGTGGTGAAGTACTTGCCCGCGCTCAAGGGCAGCGGGTATGACGGCGTGACGGTTGAGCAGATCTTGCAGATGCGCTCCGGGGTTCGCTGGGATGAAACCTACAATGATCCGAAGTCGGACCGCCGTCAGGTGCTTGAAATGCAATATAGGCAGCAGCCCGGCGAGTTTTTGACGTTCATGGCGACGTTAAAGCGCGCGCATCAGCCCGGCACGCAATACAACTACAGCACGGGGGAAACCTACCTGGTGGGCGCTTTGCTGGAAGCGGCGGTGGGCAAGCCTGTGCAGGATTATCTGTCGGAAAAGCTGTGGCAACCCTTAGGGATGGAGCAGGATGGCCGCTGGTGGGTGCTCTCGCCAGAGGGGCCCATTACTGCTGGAGGAGGGTATGCGGCGACGCTGCGAGACTATGCGCGACTGGCAAAGTTTTATGCGGACAAGGGCGTGCTCAATGGCCAGCAGCTTGTACCGGATGCGTGGTTCGAGACGGCCACGCGCAGCGCCACGCCGGATAAAGGATACGGCTATCAATGGTGGACGTACGATAAGCCCACGGATGATCCTGTACACCGTGGTGCGTTTTCCGCACGGGGTGTGTATGGTCAGTCCATGTATATTCATCCGGAGTCTGGCGTGGTCATCGTGATTCTGGGAGCGCAATCCAAGACGGGTGGCCGTATGGTGGTGGATTATGACGCTTTTCATGCAGCCGTGCTGCAAGCATTGCGCTGA